From Curtobacterium sp. MCBA15_012:
GGTCCGTCGAAGTCCTGGACGACGTCGTCCAGGAGGATCTCGCCCTCGTCGGCCTGGTACAGGCCGTACAGGACGTTCATCAGGGTCGACTTGCCAGCACCGTTCTCGCCGAGGAGGCAGTGCACCTCACCCGGCTCGACGGTGAGCGAGATGTGGTCGTTGGCGACGAGGGGACCGAACCGCTTCGTGATGCCGCGGAGTTCGAGCTTCATGTTCGCAGAGTCTGTTTCTGTCGGTGCTTGTGCGGGGACACGTCGATGCGGGCGGAGGACTGGTCCCCCGCCCGCATCGGTCGTGTTACTTGACGGTCGCCTTGGTCTCGACCGTGATCGAGCCGTCGATGATGCCCGACTTGATCTTGTCCAGCTCACCCTGCAGACCCGAGTCGACCTTCGACTCGTAGTCGTGGAACGGCGCGATGCCGACGCCGTCGTTCTTCAGCGTGCCCACGTAGGGGGTGTTCGAGTACTTGCCGCCGGCGGCCTGCTCGACGACGTCCTTGACGGCGGGGCGCATGCCCTTCTCGACGGACGTGAACGCGATGTCCTTGTAGCGGGGGTCGGCCTCGTAGAGGTCGCTGTCCGCACCGATCAGCACCGACCCGTTGTTCGCGTCCTTGATCGCCTCGGCAGCCGACTGGTAGATCGGACCACCGACGGGCAGGATCACGTCGGCGTCCTGGTCGAGGAGCGTCTGCGCCACGGCCTTCGCCTGCGTGCCGGCGTCGAAGCCGCCGGTGAAGGAGCCCTTCTGGCTGTCGACGTCCCAGCCGACGACCTTGACGTCCTTCTTCTTCTGCTCGTTGAAGTACTTGACGCCGTCCGCGAAGCCGTCCATGAAGATGGTGACGGTCGGGATCTGCATGCCGCCGAAGGTGCCGACGACGCCGGACTTCGAGTACGACGCCGCCGCGTAGCCGGCCAGGAAGGCGGCCTGCGAGGTGTCGAACGTGATCGGCTTGACGTTCTTCGCGTCGATCGAGTTGTCGTCGATGATGGCGAAGTCGGTGTCGGGGTTCGCCGCGGCCTGCTTCTTCGTCGCGTCGGCGAGGTTGAAGCCGACGGTGACGATGAGGTTGCAGTTCTGGCCGACGAGCTGCTGGATGTTCGAGTCGTAGACGGTCGCGTCCTTCGACTCGGCCGACTTGTAGGTCGCGCCGAGGTCGGACGCGGCGTCCTTCATGCCCTCGAACCCGAGCTGGTTGAACGACTTGT
This genomic window contains:
- a CDS encoding BMP family protein, with protein sequence MTSRTRQVVLSGIALAGTMAVLAGCSAAPSESASSKKSDFRPCMVSDAGGFDDKSFNQLGFEGMKDAASDLGATYKSAESKDATVYDSNIQQLVGQNCNLIVTVGFNLADATKKQAAANPDTDFAIIDDNSIDAKNVKPITFDTSQAAFLAGYAAASYSKSGVVGTFGGMQIPTVTIFMDGFADGVKYFNEQKKKDVKVVGWDVDSQKGSFTGGFDAGTQAKAVAQTLLDQDADVILPVGGPIYQSAAEAIKDANNGSVLIGADSDLYEADPRYKDIAFTSVEKGMRPAVKDVVEQAAGGKYSNTPYVGTLKNDGVGIAPFHDYESKVDSGLQGELDKIKSGIIDGSITVETKATVK